One Streptomyces sp. NBC_01351 genomic region harbors:
- a CDS encoding ParA family protein — MSSPNSGAEREKLVSKLPAHLQQALKVRAAQLQTDMQDAVASGIQAWRDCPDELPAVNTAGADSFGTYLPEGLYEDFKADCRHRGVSYIQGLAQSVVLWLADNPAGSQGITRRIVVCNQKGGVGKTAVSAGLAEALAEDGLRVLLVDYDPQGHLTHQLGLTAIPAGEESLITHMLHRELVKQPLLDLTVAIEGNRFGGRLRILPAAFDAFLLDSGLTMFRGPRHAALERAIAPLEEHFDVIVVDSPPSLGLAMDAALTFGRQRDEEKPGASGLIIPVEAEDTSAQAYGMLIQQIDSLSRDFDISIEQLGLVVNKFDSRRGYIATSSLDKWKSLGTPPVLAVVPDVKEQREAVRKQRPLLDYAPDCEQSHQMRQIARGVKIA, encoded by the coding sequence ATGTCATCTCCGAACTCGGGAGCTGAGCGGGAGAAGCTCGTCTCCAAGCTGCCCGCTCACCTTCAGCAAGCCCTCAAGGTCCGTGCAGCGCAGCTCCAGACCGATATGCAGGACGCGGTCGCCTCCGGCATCCAGGCCTGGCGTGACTGCCCGGACGAGCTTCCCGCCGTCAACACAGCAGGAGCCGACTCGTTCGGCACCTACCTCCCCGAGGGCCTCTACGAGGACTTCAAGGCAGACTGCCGCCACCGCGGCGTCTCCTACATCCAAGGGCTGGCGCAGTCCGTCGTTCTCTGGCTTGCCGACAACCCTGCCGGATCCCAGGGCATCACGCGGCGAATCGTCGTCTGTAACCAGAAGGGCGGCGTCGGCAAGACCGCCGTCTCCGCCGGCCTCGCCGAGGCCCTGGCCGAGGACGGCCTGCGCGTCCTACTTGTGGACTATGACCCGCAAGGCCACCTCACCCACCAGCTCGGCCTGACCGCCATCCCTGCCGGTGAGGAGAGCCTCATCACGCACATGCTGCACCGCGAGCTGGTCAAGCAACCGCTCCTCGACCTCACCGTTGCCATAGAGGGCAACCGGTTTGGCGGACGACTGCGGATCCTTCCCGCAGCCTTCGACGCGTTCCTCCTCGACTCGGGTCTCACGATGTTCAGGGGTCCGCGCCACGCTGCACTCGAGCGCGCCATCGCCCCGCTGGAGGAACACTTCGACGTCATCGTCGTGGACTCCCCGCCCAGCCTCGGCCTTGCCATGGACGCGGCCCTCACCTTCGGCCGCCAGCGCGACGAGGAAAAGCCCGGAGCCTCAGGCCTCATCATCCCCGTGGAAGCCGAAGACACCTCAGCGCAGGCGTACGGGATGCTCATCCAGCAGATCGACTCCCTCTCCCGAGACTTCGACATCTCCATCGAGCAGCTCGGTCTCGTGGTCAACAAGTTCGACAGCCGCCGCGGCTACATCGCGACATCGTCACTCGACAAGTGGAAGTCGCTGGGTACTCCCCCGGTCCTCGCCGTCGTTCCAGACGTGAAGGAACAGCGCGAGGCCGTCCGCAAGCAGCGCCCGCTGTTGGACTACGCGCCCGACTGCGAGCAGTCCCACCAGATGCGGCAGATCGCACGAGGGGTGAAGATCGCATGA
- a CDS encoding DUF2637 domain-containing protein produces MTITEVPQSAAPDTPVSRPSIAVSDTPERLSGAAGGGSRTDKRKPIKPARDRLMTALSLAAAVGGTLVGVIGFAMSYSTLAKVALSWGFSTELAPWFPVGVDASIIAFLALDLYLIRKNTPWPLLRMAAHVMTGATIWFNASSQGQISADPVKAASHGVMPVLFVIGVEAARRLIIQKARLEAGTVTDRIPMHRWILSPFATPRFYRRMRLHGIASYPEMIRRQQDLIGYEQWLKRKYDGDLSKATEDELLPMKMAAHGYTVAEALAMPERQEREGEARAEEAERRRLDAETRQELARKQAEADRLEAEGKLEAVRARVEGETGQARAHARAQVSAAERAAELEEAALETAVIAEARAREAEAARKEAQEREAKAAADIRAAELECQAAEKRKLAAEADRVAAAEAQAIETAEIAEARQRAAEADRVAAETEKAAAETRRRAAEADRLGAEENERKALADANTQAARKREAETEVAAAEARLAAAEIERRAVEIEDSAKLTPRERAVRKVARMILAVGDDASRPTLADIQRELAVSSTDTASKYRQEAVDLLACGYRPEQ; encoded by the coding sequence ATGACGATCACCGAAGTGCCGCAGAGCGCGGCGCCCGACACCCCCGTTTCGCGGCCGTCGATCGCCGTTTCGGACACGCCCGAGAGGCTTTCGGGCGCGGCCGGGGGCGGTTCACGGACGGATAAGCGGAAGCCGATCAAGCCCGCCCGTGACCGGCTGATGACCGCCTTGTCGCTCGCCGCCGCCGTCGGCGGGACGTTGGTCGGCGTCATCGGCTTCGCGATGTCCTACAGCACCCTGGCAAAGGTCGCCCTGAGCTGGGGATTCAGCACCGAACTGGCCCCCTGGTTCCCGGTCGGCGTGGACGCGAGCATCATTGCGTTCCTCGCCTTGGACCTGTACCTGATCCGCAAGAACACCCCGTGGCCGTTGCTGCGGATGGCCGCTCACGTCATGACCGGTGCGACGATCTGGTTCAACGCGAGCTCGCAGGGCCAGATCAGCGCGGACCCGGTCAAGGCCGCCTCCCACGGGGTCATGCCGGTCCTGTTCGTGATCGGCGTGGAGGCTGCCCGCCGCCTGATCATCCAAAAGGCCAGGCTGGAGGCGGGAACGGTCACCGACCGGATTCCGATGCACCGCTGGATCCTCTCGCCGTTCGCGACGCCGAGGTTCTACCGCCGGATGCGGCTGCACGGGATCGCCTCGTACCCGGAGATGATCCGGCGCCAGCAGGATCTCATCGGTTACGAGCAGTGGCTCAAGCGCAAGTACGACGGCGACCTGAGCAAGGCGACCGAGGACGAGCTGCTGCCGATGAAGATGGCCGCCCACGGATACACGGTCGCCGAGGCCCTCGCGATGCCTGAGCGGCAGGAACGCGAGGGTGAGGCCCGCGCGGAGGAGGCCGAACGCCGGCGCCTGGACGCGGAGACGCGTCAGGAGCTCGCGCGGAAGCAGGCCGAGGCCGACCGGCTGGAGGCGGAGGGCAAGCTCGAAGCCGTCCGCGCCCGGGTGGAGGGCGAGACCGGTCAGGCGCGCGCACACGCCCGAGCCCAGGTCAGCGCCGCAGAGCGGGCCGCTGAGCTGGAGGAGGCGGCGCTGGAGACGGCCGTCATCGCCGAGGCCCGCGCCCGCGAGGCTGAGGCGGCCCGCAAGGAAGCCCAGGAGCGCGAGGCCAAGGCCGCCGCGGACATCCGCGCGGCGGAGCTGGAGTGCCAGGCGGCGGAGAAGCGGAAGCTCGCGGCGGAGGCCGACCGGGTCGCCGCGGCGGAGGCGCAGGCGATCGAGACTGCGGAGATCGCGGAGGCCCGGCAGCGTGCTGCCGAAGCCGATCGGGTCGCTGCCGAAACGGAGAAGGCCGCTGCCGAAACCCGCCGCCGCGCCGCCGAAGCCGACCGGCTCGGGGCGGAGGAGAACGAGCGCAAGGCGCTCGCCGACGCCAACACGCAGGCGGCCCGGAAGCGCGAGGCCGAAACCGAGGTCGCTGCTGCCGAAGCGCGGCTCGCCGCCGCCGAAATCGAGCGGCGCGCGGTCGAAATCGAGGACAGCGCGAAGCTCACTCCGCGCGAGCGGGCAGTCCGCAAGGTCGCCCGGATGATCCTCGCTGTTGGCGACGACGCCAGTCGGCCGACGCTCGCAGATATCCAGCGTGAGCTGGCGGTGTCCTCCACGGACACCGCCTCGAAGTACCGCCAGGAGGCGGTCGACCTGCTCGCATGCGGCTACCGCCCGGAGCAGTGA
- a CDS encoding ribosomal protein L7/L12, with product MESVLLSAALVLVVLLFLSSPAGKIVSVERRLARLERKMDLLLGHLGVEEPQIPGMERVHELIRQGKKIEAIKVYRQLTGEGLKEAKDAVERMS from the coding sequence ATGGAATCCGTACTGCTGTCCGCCGCCCTTGTGCTCGTTGTCCTGCTCTTTCTGTCGTCCCCGGCGGGGAAGATCGTGAGTGTCGAGCGGCGGCTTGCCCGTCTGGAGCGGAAGATGGATCTGCTGCTCGGCCACCTCGGTGTGGAGGAGCCGCAGATACCCGGCATGGAGCGGGTGCATGAACTGATCCGGCAGGGTAAGAAGATCGAGGCCATCAAGGTGTATCGACAGCTCACCGGCGAAGGGCTCAAGGAGGCCAAGGACGCTGTGGAGCGGATGAGCTGA
- a CDS encoding WhiB family transcriptional regulator produces MRTIVRTHSIPAADPIAALKRPRPACAETDPELHFPNGNTGPALLQIEEAKAVCRSCPLMESCLQGALDRNEHYGVWGGLSEDERRALKRRAARNRSRAAA; encoded by the coding sequence ATGCGCACCATCGTACGCACCCACTCCATCCCGGCCGCCGACCCGATCGCGGCCCTCAAGCGGCCCCGGCCGGCCTGCGCCGAGACGGACCCCGAGCTGCACTTCCCCAACGGCAACACCGGCCCGGCGCTGCTCCAGATCGAGGAGGCCAAGGCCGTCTGCCGCAGTTGCCCGCTGATGGAGAGCTGCCTCCAGGGTGCGCTGGACCGCAACGAGCACTACGGCGTCTGGGGTGGCCTCTCCGAGGACGAGCGCCGCGCCCTCAAGCGCCGCGCCGCCCGCAACCGGTCGCGCGCGGCCGCCTGA
- the mobF gene encoding MobF family relaxase encodes MISVAKVQPGNAWRYYVRGVAFGDGRRPAGKPMKDAQEEAGLPPGVWMGLGLAALGLTAGSVVTERQAELLFGEGRHPDADRIERERLDEGADLETARRDTVLGQPIEEIQRRKQTPLLAFDFVFRAQASLIVLWALGDDHTRRVIERAHERAIATVLRWLEEEVAETRWSSGRERAKAPGLVVAAFRHFDNRDGFPLLHTHCLIANRVQRPDGSWYALDTRRLLQYVVAAGTLYTLTMTTEVCEELGLATVPREVTPGLRPVMEIAGVDSELIDWSSTRRQRIADALEGVTDEYVAKHGRLPGERARHGLGWWAAQDTRPDKKTPKPLEQLRAWWRASALWRFGVRMIDGLLERCRAAGAAIRARVSPLVDTVLAAVDVAAVVYTVRNAFARRHVLAEARRHLLETMRGRVFPPGLDNYIADKALDRHSRQLTVPQKGRRTPAPDQLTYTADFAWPARWWIAGTDGRPPRASTRYERAQVASLALQNAIRLARTAPPPVLDGAPAATASATARTDDHNHDQAAAAPHAVDHPGRDAALTPVQQAAAVHAHQQAAMPELLEGRTTDPATWISTPENLARFAAFKREADARRRAIADRPQPEQQADAASPASQQPHQHPRLAQGRGAAQQ; translated from the coding sequence ATGATCAGTGTCGCGAAGGTTCAGCCGGGGAATGCCTGGCGGTACTACGTACGGGGAGTAGCTTTCGGGGACGGCCGCCGCCCGGCTGGGAAGCCGATGAAGGACGCCCAGGAGGAAGCAGGTCTCCCGCCCGGGGTGTGGATGGGGTTGGGACTCGCTGCGCTCGGGCTCACCGCGGGCTCGGTGGTGACGGAGCGGCAGGCGGAGCTGCTGTTCGGGGAAGGCCGGCACCCGGACGCCGACCGCATTGAACGCGAGCGCCTGGACGAGGGCGCCGATCTGGAGACGGCGCGACGGGACACCGTCCTCGGGCAGCCGATCGAGGAGATCCAGCGGCGGAAGCAGACTCCGTTGCTCGCGTTCGACTTCGTGTTCCGTGCGCAGGCGTCCCTGATCGTGCTGTGGGCGCTGGGAGATGATCACACCCGGCGGGTCATCGAGCGGGCGCACGAGCGGGCCATCGCCACCGTGCTGCGCTGGCTGGAGGAGGAGGTCGCGGAGACCCGGTGGTCTTCAGGCCGGGAACGTGCGAAGGCCCCGGGCCTGGTCGTCGCGGCGTTCCGGCACTTCGACAACCGTGACGGGTTTCCCCTGCTTCATACGCACTGTCTGATCGCCAATCGGGTGCAGCGCCCGGACGGCTCCTGGTACGCGCTGGACACCCGCCGCCTCCTTCAGTATGTGGTGGCCGCCGGGACGCTCTACACCCTCACAATGACGACCGAGGTGTGTGAGGAGCTCGGGCTGGCGACCGTGCCCCGCGAGGTCACGCCGGGCCTGCGCCCGGTCATGGAGATAGCCGGGGTCGACTCAGAGCTGATCGACTGGTCCTCCACCCGCCGCCAGCGGATCGCAGACGCGCTGGAGGGCGTCACCGACGAGTACGTCGCCAAGCACGGGCGGCTGCCCGGCGAGCGCGCCCGCCACGGACTCGGCTGGTGGGCGGCGCAGGACACCCGCCCGGACAAGAAGACCCCGAAGCCCTTGGAGCAGCTGCGCGCGTGGTGGCGCGCTTCAGCGCTCTGGCGCTTCGGCGTGCGAATGATCGACGGGCTCCTGGAGCGGTGTCGGGCGGCCGGTGCGGCGATCCGGGCCCGGGTGAGCCCGCTGGTGGACACCGTGCTCGCCGCTGTCGACGTCGCCGCGGTCGTTTACACCGTCCGCAACGCCTTCGCCCGCCGCCATGTCCTGGCCGAAGCACGCCGGCATCTCCTGGAGACCATGCGCGGCCGCGTCTTTCCGCCAGGCCTGGACAACTACATCGCCGACAAGGCCCTGGACCGCCACTCGCGCCAGCTCACCGTGCCCCAGAAGGGCCGCCGGACCCCGGCGCCGGACCAGCTCACCTACACCGCCGACTTCGCCTGGCCCGCCCGCTGGTGGATCGCCGGTACAGACGGCAGGCCGCCGCGGGCGTCGACCCGGTACGAGCGGGCACAGGTCGCCAGCCTCGCTCTGCAGAACGCGATCCGCCTCGCTCGCACCGCACCCCCTCCGGTGCTGGACGGAGCGCCGGCCGCGACCGCGTCGGCCACCGCGCGCACCGACGACCACAACCACGACCAGGCGGCGGCCGCACCGCACGCCGTCGACCACCCCGGCCGGGACGCCGCCCTCACCCCAGTGCAGCAAGCCGCAGCCGTCCACGCCCACCAGCAGGCCGCGATGCCGGAGCTGCTGGAGGGACGCACGACCGATCCGGCGACGTGGATAAGCACGCCGGAGAACCTCGCCCGGTTCGCCGCCTTCAAGCGCGAGGCTGACGCCCGCCGCCGCGCCATCGCCGACCGGCCACAGCCCGAGCAGCAAGCCGACGCGGCCAGTCCCGCCAGCCAACAGCCGCACCAGCACCCCAGGCTGGCCCAGGGAAGAGGAGCGGCACAGCAGTGA
- a CDS encoding GntR family transcriptional regulator, translated as MTNAEAMQPYQRIVQDVRDQIATGRLPAGAKIPGIKALAEEYQVAAGTVQRALTELRALGLVYSHQGRGSFVSEQASAKADSTADAIRRLEERVDELTARLERLEQKSD; from the coding sequence ATGACCAACGCCGAGGCCATGCAGCCCTACCAGCGCATCGTTCAAGACGTCCGCGACCAGATCGCGACCGGCCGGCTCCCGGCTGGTGCAAAGATTCCCGGCATCAAGGCCCTGGCCGAGGAGTACCAAGTCGCGGCTGGCACGGTGCAGCGCGCTCTCACGGAACTGCGCGCTTTGGGTCTCGTCTACTCCCACCAGGGCCGCGGCAGCTTCGTCAGCGAGCAGGCCAGCGCAAAGGCAGACTCGACGGCTGACGCCATCCGTCGTCTCGAAGAGCGGGTAGATGAACTGACTGCCCGTCTGGAAAGACTGGAGCAGAAGTCCGACTGA
- a CDS encoding IclR family transcriptional regulator domain-containing protein, with protein sequence MSRNDSGRGPRPGYALDGFAAVLSGLKGPKDYWDRPDGNWGLLIGPRAVARRRHANSCYRLGSKALRAGDWQRAAAWLTRARAERHPGAAFRMAVVLWRTAAVANDQAGRGQDIVAAVMDAARFGHGDAQRLLEENGWSVPSATEQSATAVSGSTGAARWQDPAFADAVAEALAVLRPGVPRARRRPLAPQEVLTDEEPSSIENPSVALGSVNSGGARWEGGEQYGESAIGFQLGTLWAPPSAATDPGHTPRQWEDSLRILDVLQLIRETGPGVPTEVVATTAGITTAAAAELLVWLSETSLTRRLSDGTWEPGPLLERIDRGEDVLKPVLDQLMEDTGAAVYVSTYDDGEIVVPHSAFGPTAPEVTVTAEFCDTAHASAVGKALLSQLDEDARKEHLSRRPTIPLTSRTITDHLQLFDDLDRYGPEGTHFDKREYSDDWYCVAVSLPLPDRACCVAVALPVARSRRLLKAADILSNRSTGLLLALVLATYSAPQTDKPRKEDQPSTDDHLTKPVQNTAPLESSLFVPPSGLLLPPSLTGRHTTTSGLLIVSQR encoded by the coding sequence GTGAGCAGGAATGACAGCGGCCGAGGCCCTCGTCCGGGGTACGCCCTGGACGGGTTCGCCGCCGTACTGTCCGGACTGAAGGGACCGAAGGACTACTGGGACCGCCCAGACGGAAACTGGGGACTGCTGATCGGCCCGCGCGCGGTCGCACGGCGTCGGCACGCGAACTCGTGCTATCGCCTAGGGAGCAAGGCGTTGCGCGCCGGGGACTGGCAGCGCGCGGCAGCCTGGCTCACGCGCGCCCGAGCTGAGCGGCATCCGGGGGCAGCGTTCCGGATGGCCGTCGTGCTGTGGCGAACTGCGGCAGTCGCCAACGATCAGGCGGGCCGGGGGCAGGACATCGTCGCGGCGGTGATGGACGCGGCCCGCTTTGGTCACGGTGATGCGCAGCGTCTGCTGGAGGAGAACGGCTGGTCCGTCCCCAGCGCCACGGAGCAGTCCGCCACGGCGGTGTCTGGGTCAACGGGGGCGGCCAGGTGGCAGGACCCGGCGTTCGCCGACGCCGTTGCCGAGGCACTGGCTGTACTGCGGCCCGGTGTTCCGCGCGCGCGCCGGCGGCCCCTGGCCCCGCAGGAGGTCCTGACAGACGAGGAACCGTCCTCCATCGAGAACCCTTCGGTGGCCCTGGGTTCCGTGAACAGCGGCGGTGCTCGCTGGGAAGGCGGCGAGCAATATGGCGAATCGGCGATCGGGTTCCAGCTCGGCACGCTCTGGGCCCCGCCCTCGGCGGCGACTGACCCCGGACACACGCCGCGGCAGTGGGAAGACTCGCTGCGGATCCTGGACGTGCTCCAGCTGATCAGGGAAACCGGCCCTGGCGTCCCCACCGAGGTGGTGGCGACGACCGCGGGCATCACCACGGCCGCTGCGGCGGAACTGCTGGTCTGGCTCAGCGAGACCAGCCTCACCCGGCGTTTGTCCGACGGGACATGGGAGCCCGGTCCGCTGCTGGAGCGGATTGACCGCGGCGAGGACGTCCTGAAACCGGTACTCGACCAGCTCATGGAGGACACCGGCGCCGCCGTCTATGTCAGCACGTACGACGACGGCGAGATCGTCGTCCCCCATTCCGCCTTCGGCCCCACAGCCCCCGAGGTCACCGTCACCGCAGAGTTCTGCGATACCGCGCACGCGAGTGCGGTCGGCAAAGCCCTGCTCTCCCAGCTCGACGAGGACGCGCGCAAGGAGCACCTGTCCAGGCGTCCCACCATCCCGCTCACCAGCCGAACCATCACCGACCACCTGCAGCTCTTCGACGACCTGGACCGCTACGGACCGGAAGGCACTCACTTCGACAAGCGGGAGTACTCCGACGACTGGTACTGCGTCGCCGTCTCCCTACCGCTGCCTGACAGGGCCTGCTGCGTCGCCGTCGCCCTACCCGTCGCCCGCTCCCGCCGTCTCCTCAAGGCCGCCGACATCCTCAGCAACCGCTCCACCGGCCTGCTCCTCGCGCTCGTCCTCGCCACGTACAGCGCACCCCAGACCGACAAACCTCGGAAGGAAGACCAGCCGTCCACCGACGACCACCTGACTAAGCCTGTCCAAAACACTGCACCCCTGGAGAGCAGCCTGTTCGTACCGCCCAGCGGTCTGCTGCTGCCCCCGTCCCTGACTGGCCGCCATACCACGACCAGCGGCCTGCTGATCGTCAGCCAACGCTGA
- a CDS encoding ParB/RepB/Spo0J family partition protein: MSKADMLGDSPTFDAVAQPMSSRAASFARFSGQDAEPAISQQETRRVPLEALAHNPYNPRVELRSVEDLADSLASRGIIQPLTIVTKMAFLEAHPGQSNLGRAAFVVVDGNRRLAAARLAGLDDVPVHVDNSLAESADTLLETALTAAVQHESLDPLDEAKALERLVAVHGSQRAVARALGKSSPWVTQRIALLKLTPELQTAVENRSLPVEIARNVGQLPAQQQQEAVEEALEKRARTKQRKQTQTAKGANAVSTPAAATAADPVQVSPPSGGLPSSVDVESAATETTHIPQPTSPRVREPWDDGHKVADLVFEKMDLAQREVLLERLLAAHGND; encoded by the coding sequence ATGAGCAAGGCGGACATGCTGGGGGACTCCCCCACGTTCGACGCGGTCGCTCAGCCAATGAGCAGCCGGGCTGCCAGCTTCGCCCGGTTCTCGGGGCAGGACGCTGAGCCGGCCATCAGCCAGCAAGAGACCCGCCGTGTGCCTTTGGAGGCTCTGGCACACAACCCGTATAACCCTCGTGTGGAGCTCCGGTCCGTCGAGGACCTCGCGGACAGCCTGGCCTCGCGTGGAATCATCCAGCCCCTCACCATCGTCACCAAGATGGCGTTCCTCGAAGCACACCCGGGTCAGTCGAATCTCGGCCGTGCCGCGTTCGTCGTCGTGGACGGCAACAGACGCCTTGCCGCCGCGCGGCTCGCAGGCCTGGACGACGTGCCGGTGCACGTCGACAACTCCCTTGCCGAGAGCGCCGACACCCTCCTGGAGACCGCCCTCACCGCAGCCGTTCAGCACGAGAGCCTGGATCCGCTAGACGAGGCGAAAGCCCTTGAGCGCCTCGTTGCCGTACACGGATCCCAGCGTGCCGTCGCGCGCGCCCTGGGTAAGTCCAGCCCGTGGGTGACCCAGCGCATTGCCCTGTTGAAGCTGACCCCGGAACTCCAGACCGCTGTTGAGAACCGCAGCCTTCCGGTAGAGATCGCGCGGAACGTCGGGCAGCTGCCTGCGCAGCAGCAGCAGGAGGCGGTCGAGGAAGCCCTCGAGAAGCGGGCTCGGACCAAGCAGCGTAAGCAGACCCAGACCGCCAAGGGTGCTAACGCCGTTAGCACCCCGGCTGCGGCCACCGCAGCCGACCCAGTGCAAGTGTCCCCGCCTTCAGGGGGCCTGCCCTCGTCCGTGGACGTCGAGAGTGCCGCCACCGAGACAACACACATCCCTCAGCCGACCAGTCCTAGGGTCCGGGAACCTTGGGACGACGGTCACAAGGTCGCCGACCTCGTCTTCGAGAAGATGGACCTCGCGCAGCGTGAGGTGCTCCTGGAGCGCCTTCTTGCCGCCCATGGCAACGACTAG
- a CDS encoding DUF6197 family protein: MNTRTESHFTHIDPDLYAKAFELLDPTPEPNAPAASAAPAPASFILAAPPVRLTGAVEKTLTDALNFLDTHGWAKHRLIHPEGARCSIGALRAAAGARNAAYEGAGNLLLDEARRQHGNQWESIPSWNDSHSGAQVRSVWEAAIRCAHHMNI, translated from the coding sequence ATGAACACCCGCACCGAAAGCCACTTCACCCACATTGACCCGGACCTGTACGCGAAGGCGTTCGAACTCCTCGACCCCACCCCGGAACCCAACGCCCCCGCAGCTTCCGCCGCTCCCGCACCGGCATCCTTCATCCTCGCCGCGCCGCCGGTACGCCTGACTGGCGCCGTCGAGAAGACCCTCACCGACGCCCTCAACTTCCTCGACACCCACGGCTGGGCCAAGCACCGGCTCATCCACCCCGAAGGTGCCCGCTGCTCCATCGGCGCGCTGCGCGCGGCGGCCGGCGCCCGCAACGCCGCCTACGAGGGCGCGGGGAACCTGCTCCTGGACGAGGCCCGCCGGCAGCACGGCAACCAGTGGGAGTCGATCCCCTCCTGGAACGACTCCCACAGCGGTGCCCAGGTGCGTAGCGTGTGGGAGGCCGCCATCCGGTGCGCCCACCACATGAACATCTGA
- a CDS encoding sigma-70 family RNA polymerase sigma factor, with product MLSGSPDGGLPRRREVVRLFETHFGEYQQKVLAFLRYEFPDLHNYWEEIVQEALEHTLHVWLEGRNRPGCPPLPYMKKVARNLAIDSYRSPECPLDDCDLLPLVDERVVRRHEVFTPLDPATEIVLPALANMRRSKRKTVAEAQIQGKDEESIATDLGLPREQVRSLSSKAARDLREMDEVHDHIRPAHQRKSRRGEEDAGD from the coding sequence GTGCTAAGCGGTTCACCGGACGGAGGCCTCCCCCGCCGACGGGAGGTGGTCCGTCTGTTCGAGACCCACTTCGGGGAGTACCAGCAGAAGGTCTTGGCCTTCCTGCGGTACGAGTTCCCGGACCTGCACAACTACTGGGAGGAGATCGTGCAGGAGGCTTTGGAGCACACGCTGCATGTCTGGCTGGAAGGTCGGAACCGGCCGGGCTGCCCGCCTCTGCCCTACATGAAGAAGGTGGCACGCAACTTGGCCATCGACTCCTATCGGTCTCCCGAGTGCCCGCTGGACGACTGCGATCTGCTGCCGCTCGTCGACGAGCGGGTGGTGCGCCGGCACGAGGTGTTCACGCCTCTCGACCCCGCGACGGAGATCGTGCTCCCGGCCTTGGCGAACATGAGGCGATCAAAGCGTAAAACCGTCGCAGAAGCGCAGATTCAGGGAAAGGATGAGGAAAGCATCGCAACCGACCTGGGACTCCCGCGCGAACAGGTCCGGTCTCTGAGCAGCAAGGCAGCCAGGGATCTGCGTGAGATGGACGAAGTCCACGACCACATCCGTCCAGCACACCAGAGGAAGAGCCGGCGCGGGGAAGAGGACGCAGGTGACTGA
- a CDS encoding AAA family ATPase gives MTMTEGQRVGKQRAGWRPDRLREQREAHGLTLEKAGERLREVAEQAKLKGIPAANPQTLWQHEQGEVYPGPHYRRAYCLLYRATEPDLGFRTALPGEETSFKLTPMDDRLNGSHVLAVERAIHRIAPGSDEADHFNLQQRIIDAWKRRHTGGDPHRPVLILVGGYAGSGKTELARFFVQLTGWPLLDKDPLTRPLVEKLLMALGGDPNDRHTDLYKTQVRPVEYDCLMQSAMANIRCGISTVLSAPFIAEMTDPAWMQRLTNRAGSMGVDVFPVWVRCDEESMREYIGFRSAARDAWKLQRWDEYLATIDLEVRPAVSHLVVDNRLGTAVTLADQARQAMGAMYS, from the coding sequence ATGACGATGACGGAGGGGCAGAGGGTGGGGAAGCAGCGAGCAGGATGGCGACCGGACCGGCTGCGTGAGCAGCGGGAGGCTCACGGGCTCACCCTGGAGAAAGCCGGCGAACGGCTTCGTGAAGTCGCTGAGCAGGCCAAGCTGAAGGGGATCCCCGCCGCGAATCCTCAGACCTTATGGCAGCACGAGCAAGGCGAGGTCTACCCGGGACCGCACTACCGGCGCGCCTATTGCCTCCTCTATCGAGCCACTGAGCCCGACCTCGGCTTCAGGACTGCCCTGCCTGGTGAGGAGACGTCCTTCAAGCTCACGCCGATGGACGACCGCCTTAACGGTTCGCACGTCCTGGCTGTTGAGCGAGCGATTCATCGGATCGCGCCGGGCAGCGACGAGGCCGATCACTTCAATCTGCAGCAGCGCATCATCGACGCGTGGAAGCGCCGTCACACCGGCGGCGATCCGCACCGCCCTGTCCTGATCCTGGTCGGCGGTTACGCCGGCTCTGGCAAGACCGAGTTGGCGCGCTTCTTCGTTCAGCTCACCGGCTGGCCGCTGCTCGACAAGGACCCGCTGACCCGTCCGCTGGTGGAAAAGCTGCTGATGGCGTTGGGTGGGGACCCGAATGATCGCCACACCGACCTCTACAAAACCCAGGTCCGGCCGGTGGAGTACGACTGTCTTATGCAGTCCGCCATGGCGAACATTCGGTGCGGGATCAGCACGGTGCTCTCCGCGCCGTTCATCGCGGAGATGACGGATCCGGCCTGGATGCAGCGGCTGACCAACCGCGCCGGCTCCATGGGCGTCGACGTCTTTCCGGTGTGGGTGCGCTGCGACGAGGAGTCGATGCGCGAGTACATCGGCTTCCGCTCGGCCGCCCGGGACGCCTGGAAGTTGCAGCGGTGGGACGAGTACTTGGCCACCATCGACTTGGAGGTGCGCCCGGCTGTGTCGCACCTGGTCGTCGACAACCGGCTGGGGACCGCGGTAACACTCGCCGACCAGGCCCGGCAGGCAATGGGGGCGATGTACTCATGA